Proteins encoded together in one Oncorhynchus nerka isolate Pitt River linkage group LG19, Oner_Uvic_2.0, whole genome shotgun sequence window:
- the LOC115147010 gene encoding uncharacterized protein LOC115147010 → MQRPQVTGGTPLQIPPQPVPKNRHPILLYSIQPLLRETVISKEGHPHPQPDSPQTCGTQGSGQSCWSLDVRVAVLLVIVAGALILILLYRLLQLRHRLRLAQARHALEYYSFYHTATYTLKDPRLPRILPTNGDAIEVTPVANPVAPIVVTPVPPPPVSPPTTLPLPPPPILSLPPRLPPPPLLPPPLLPLSSSLSLPLPLPIIHTTPPSPHQSWGASSDAEVYSRIGAFRPSRLSSLSHSQVILFEHSSL, encoded by the coding sequence ATGCAGAGGCCACAGGTTACTGGTGGCACCCCGCTACAGATCCCACCACAGCCTGTACCCAAGAACAGGCACCCCATCCTCCTGTACTCCATCCAACCCTTACTGAGGGAGACAGTTATCAGTAAAGAAGGCCACCCCCATCCCCAGCCTGACTCCCCCCAGACCTGTGGCACTCAAGGCTCAGGCCAGAGCTGCTGGAGCCTGGATGTGAGAGTGGCCGTGCTGCTGGTGATCGTGGCTGGAGCTCTGATACTGATCCTGCTCTACAGACTCCTCCAGCTGAGGCACAGACTGAGGCTGGCCCAGGCTCGACATGCCCTGGAGTACTACAGTTTCTACCACACCGCCACCTACACCCTCAAGGACCCCAGGCTGCCCCGGATACTGCCCACGAATGGAGATGCTATAGAGGTCACCCCTGTGGCCAACCCTGTGGCCCCTATTGTTGTCACCCCAGTACCACCTCCACCGGTCTCCCCACCAaccactcttcctctccctccaccccccatcTTGTCTCTACCCCCTCGcctacctccccctcctctactgcctccaccccttctcccactctcttcctcactctctctccctctgcccctgccCATCATCCACACCACCCCACCTAGCCCTCACCAGTCCTGGGGTGCCAGCTCGGATGCAGAGGTGTACTCTCGGATCGGAGCGTTCAGACCATCCAGGCTGTCCAGCCTCAGCCACTCACAGGTCATCCTGTTTGAACATTCCTCTCTCTGA